In a single window of the Pseudogemmatithrix spongiicola genome:
- a CDS encoding SusC/RagA family TonB-linked outer membrane protein: protein MSALAAAVPIGAQTGGVISGTVVSERTGGPLAGAQVLVQARNLAVATDASGRFRLVGLPTSGTVEITVRRLGFAPRTLSADVGQLDLRIGLTERAVELGGVVVTGTAGVAERRAIGNAVSTVNAAEIVATQPVSSFQELLNGRAAGVSVVGSSGQVGTGSRIRVRGASSLSLTNNPLIFVDGVRVDNSQASGPTTQGFGSQSISRWNDFNPDDIESIEVIKGPAAATLYGTEAAAGVIQIITKKGSAGRPTWNLTLRSGGNWVPDWRTRFADNYGTVPRAGGGLDTVSISTRQLNDSLQRNFGRDIFEVGALQDLQLSVGGGTDALRYYLGVGYEENQGAEPVNRLNRSNLRLNLSAVPNDKVSVTTSINYTSGRTYLPYEAGGGGATWGTYFSSPAFLYSAGNPGNPQLGFRSGPPDVYYDAYNNFQDADRFTGSITLAHRPLAWLNHRIIVGVDRLMEDNQALSPRDDVIGARYAAFSGLTAPTNGSMAVSTRDVVVSTWDYAANADFTWNDRWRTVTSAGGQFFGRRSLFRAASATGFPAAGLTSLAAAAIRDISGDEVFENNTVGGYVQQQVIWRDRLYLTGAMRADDNSAFGTNFDIVTYPKLSASYVISEDPRVPLPDAVGELRLRAAFGGSGQQPGAFDAVRTYAAAGGFLTPANAGNPDLGPERSLETELGLDASLLDDRLGVEFTYFNGTTRDAILSRLAPPSAGFPGSQLFNAGRVDRSGMEWLIRYQPLNTPRVALDLALSGSTVGYDIKSLGANTQIVAVTSNVQHRVGYAPGAWFDRRIVSADYDPATNVVSNVLCDDGAGGSVACASAPAVFLGNSVPTREGSFSIGSTLFRDWRVNAFFDYRGGYSKLDGNDRVRCSLFNLCRINYYPQDGYAPELIAAHRGGTAYTYQLIHDASFTRFRELSVTYTIPTPLASRFGSTRASITVAGRNLALWTDFPGIEPEASFNSGTRGGAYGQWEQNVLPQLRSYVVTINLNF from the coding sequence TTGTCCGCCCTCGCCGCCGCGGTGCCGATCGGCGCGCAGACGGGTGGCGTCATCAGCGGCACCGTAGTCAGCGAACGCACCGGTGGTCCCCTCGCGGGAGCGCAGGTGCTCGTCCAGGCCCGCAACCTTGCCGTCGCCACGGACGCCAGCGGCCGGTTCCGGCTCGTTGGACTCCCGACGAGCGGAACGGTCGAAATCACCGTCCGACGCCTTGGTTTCGCGCCGCGCACGCTGAGCGCCGACGTGGGCCAACTGGACCTTCGCATCGGCCTCACGGAACGCGCCGTGGAGTTGGGCGGCGTGGTCGTCACCGGCACGGCAGGCGTGGCCGAGCGCCGCGCCATCGGCAACGCCGTGTCCACGGTGAACGCCGCCGAGATCGTCGCGACGCAGCCGGTCAGCTCGTTCCAGGAGCTGCTCAACGGGCGGGCCGCAGGGGTCAGCGTCGTCGGGAGCTCGGGCCAAGTCGGCACGGGCTCGCGCATCCGCGTCCGCGGTGCCTCGTCGCTCTCGCTCACCAACAACCCGCTCATCTTCGTGGACGGGGTGCGCGTCGATAACTCGCAGGCCAGCGGCCCCACGACGCAAGGGTTCGGGTCGCAATCGATCTCGCGCTGGAATGACTTCAATCCCGACGACATCGAGAGCATCGAGGTCATCAAGGGGCCCGCGGCGGCAACGCTCTACGGCACCGAGGCGGCGGCCGGCGTCATCCAGATCATCACCAAGAAGGGCAGCGCCGGACGCCCGACGTGGAACCTCACGCTGCGTAGCGGCGGCAACTGGGTGCCGGACTGGCGCACACGCTTCGCGGACAACTACGGCACGGTGCCGCGTGCCGGCGGCGGCCTCGACACCGTCTCCATCTCGACGCGACAGCTCAACGACTCGCTGCAGCGCAACTTCGGCCGCGACATCTTCGAGGTCGGCGCCCTGCAGGACCTCCAGCTCTCCGTCGGTGGCGGGACGGACGCCCTGCGCTACTACCTCGGCGTGGGCTACGAGGAGAACCAGGGTGCGGAGCCGGTCAACCGCCTCAACCGCTCCAATCTCCGGCTGAACCTCTCGGCCGTGCCGAACGACAAGGTGAGCGTCACGACGTCCATCAACTACACGTCGGGCCGCACGTACCTACCCTACGAAGCCGGTGGCGGCGGTGCGACGTGGGGCACGTACTTCTCCTCCCCCGCATTCCTGTATAGCGCGGGGAATCCCGGCAACCCGCAACTGGGGTTCCGCTCGGGTCCGCCGGATGTGTACTACGACGCCTACAACAACTTCCAGGACGCCGACCGCTTCACCGGTAGCATCACGCTGGCGCATCGCCCGCTGGCGTGGCTGAACCACCGCATCATCGTCGGCGTCGACCGGTTGATGGAAGACAACCAGGCGCTCTCGCCACGCGACGACGTGATCGGTGCGCGCTACGCGGCGTTCAGCGGCTTGACGGCGCCCACCAACGGGTCGATGGCCGTCTCCACCCGCGACGTCGTCGTCTCGACCTGGGACTATGCCGCCAACGCGGACTTCACCTGGAACGACCGCTGGCGCACCGTGACCTCGGCCGGCGGCCAGTTCTTCGGACGGCGGTCGTTGTTCCGGGCCGCCTCGGCGACCGGCTTCCCGGCCGCGGGCCTGACCTCGCTGGCCGCAGCGGCCATCCGCGACATCTCGGGCGACGAGGTGTTCGAGAACAACACCGTCGGCGGCTATGTGCAGCAGCAGGTCATCTGGCGCGACCGGCTCTACCTGACCGGCGCGATGCGCGCCGACGACAACTCGGCCTTCGGCACCAACTTCGACATCGTCACCTACCCGAAGCTCAGTGCGTCCTACGTCATCAGCGAGGACCCGCGGGTCCCGCTGCCGGACGCGGTGGGCGAGTTGCGGCTCCGCGCGGCCTTTGGCGGCAGCGGCCAGCAGCCGGGCGCCTTCGACGCCGTGCGCACTTATGCGGCCGCCGGCGGCTTCCTCACGCCGGCCAACGCGGGCAACCCCGACCTCGGCCCCGAGCGCAGCCTCGAGACGGAGCTCGGCCTCGATGCCTCGCTGCTGGACGACCGCCTCGGCGTGGAGTTCACGTACTTCAACGGCACCACCCGCGACGCGATCCTCTCGCGCCTCGCACCGCCGTCCGCGGGCTTCCCCGGGAGCCAGCTCTTCAACGCCGGGCGCGTCGACCGCAGCGGCATGGAGTGGCTCATCCGCTACCAGCCGCTCAACACGCCGCGGGTGGCGCTCGATCTCGCTCTCAGCGGCTCGACGGTGGGCTACGACATCAAGAGCCTCGGCGCCAACACGCAGATCGTCGCGGTCACGAGCAATGTGCAGCACCGCGTCGGCTACGCCCCGGGCGCCTGGTTCGATCGGCGGATCGTGAGCGCCGATTACGACCCCGCGACCAACGTCGTGTCCAACGTCCTCTGCGACGACGGCGCCGGCGGCTCAGTCGCCTGCGCGAGCGCGCCCGCGGTGTTCCTCGGCAACTCCGTCCCGACCCGCGAGGGCTCGTTCAGCATCGGCAGCACGCTCTTCCGCGACTGGCGCGTGAATGCGTTCTTCGATTACCGGGGCGGCTACAGCAAGCTCGACGGCAACGACCGCGTGCGCTGCAGCCTCTTCAATCTCTGCCGCATCAACTACTACCCGCAGGACGGCTATGCGCCCGAGCTCATCGCGGCGCACCGCGGCGGCACGGCGTACACGTACCAACTGATCCACGACGCCAGCTTCACGCGCTTCCGCGAGCTGTCCGTCACGTACACGATCCCCACGCCGCTGGCCAGCCGGTTCGGCAGCACCAGGGCCAGCATCACCGTGGCCGGCCGCAACCTCGCGCTCTGGACGGACTTCCCGGGCATCGAACCCGAGGCCTCGTTCAACAGCGGCACCCGCGGCGGCGCCTACGGCCAGTGGGAGCAGAACGTGCTCCCGCAACTGCGCAGCTATGTCGTGACCATCAACCTCAACTTCTGA
- a CDS encoding RagB/SusD family nutrient uptake outer membrane protein: protein MRTDFRATLCVAVLVLGTSACDAFDRLLSVESPSRLSENNFLQPSNAALISASAVADFECALGGYIVAAGLAAGELADGSQTAARWSYDRRDVDANQDLYSSGSCVGIGVYTPLNVARHTNDQAVRLLSEWTDAQVPNRQLMIARNAAMAGYAILLLGESFCECVINVGPALTQAAAFDSAEARFTVALAAAQAANNAALINLAYAGRARARLNGGDGPGAAADAANVPQSFVYNATADANAAVRNNRIFAQNNQGRAVTIAPAYRGLQVQGAPDPRVAVSAGTPTLMPDQVNTFFVQAKYTSLTAPTPIATGIEMALIRAEVAGPGTGVGILNTLRARPGVALPPLDAAEQANYSATLASERSRELFLQGTRWWDMNRLNLAQVPAAGTAYPKGSQYGNQRCWPLPNVERLANPNF, encoded by the coding sequence ATGCGCACCGACTTCCGCGCGACCCTTTGCGTCGCCGTCCTCGTGCTTGGCACGTCGGCCTGCGATGCCTTCGACCGCCTGCTCTCCGTCGAGTCTCCGAGCCGGCTCTCCGAGAACAACTTCCTCCAACCCTCCAACGCGGCACTGATCTCGGCCTCGGCCGTCGCGGACTTCGAGTGCGCCTTGGGGGGGTACATCGTCGCTGCCGGCCTCGCCGCGGGCGAGTTGGCCGACGGCAGCCAGACGGCGGCGCGCTGGAGCTACGACCGCCGCGACGTCGACGCCAACCAGGACCTCTACTCCTCGGGCAGCTGCGTGGGAATCGGCGTGTATACGCCGCTCAACGTAGCCCGGCACACCAACGACCAAGCGGTGCGCCTCTTGTCCGAATGGACGGACGCGCAGGTGCCGAACCGCCAGCTGATGATTGCGCGCAACGCGGCGATGGCGGGCTACGCCATCCTCCTGCTCGGCGAGTCCTTCTGTGAGTGCGTGATCAACGTCGGGCCGGCACTCACGCAGGCGGCCGCCTTCGACTCGGCGGAAGCCCGGTTCACCGTGGCGCTCGCCGCAGCGCAGGCGGCCAACAACGCGGCCCTGATCAACCTCGCGTACGCCGGACGGGCGCGCGCCCGCCTCAACGGGGGCGATGGTCCCGGCGCCGCGGCCGACGCGGCCAACGTCCCGCAGAGTTTCGTCTACAACGCCACGGCCGACGCCAACGCGGCCGTTCGTAACAACCGCATCTTCGCGCAGAACAACCAAGGCCGGGCGGTCACGATTGCCCCGGCGTACCGCGGCCTCCAGGTCCAAGGCGCGCCGGATCCTCGGGTCGCCGTGAGCGCGGGAACGCCCACCTTGATGCCCGATCAAGTCAACACGTTCTTCGTCCAGGCCAAGTACACGTCGCTCACCGCGCCGACGCCGATCGCGACCGGCATCGAGATGGCCCTCATCCGTGCCGAAGTCGCGGGCCCCGGCACTGGCGTCGGGATCCTCAACACCCTCCGGGCGCGACCGGGCGTCGCCCTGCCGCCGCTCGATGCCGCCGAGCAAGCGAACTACTCCGCCACGCTGGCAAGCGAGCGGAGCCGCGAGCTCTTCCTGCAGGGCACGCGTTGGTGGGACATGAATCGGCTGAACCTCGCGCAGGTCCCGGCGGCCGGAACGGCGTATCCGAAGGGGAGCCAGTACGGCAACCAGCGCTGCTGGCCGCTTCCGAACGTCGAGCGCTTGGCGAACCCGAACTTCTGA
- a CDS encoding phenylalanine 4-monooxygenase codes for MSHTHAHHHAGQHDAVTPTEAELPEFRAQQYARYDDEAHAVWQILFERRMATLQDTASRVFLDGMARIGLAPDRVPDLNDVNRRLDASTGWNAVGVDGFIPAAQFFRCLSRRRFPTTLIVRPRAQLDYLPEPDIFHDVFGHVPLHADPVFADFLQRFGALAAAVRTPEETTQMARLFWFTVEFGLIRERGDVRIYGSGLISSHGDAANALGPKVDRRPFSVEAVINQPFEIDHFQDVLFVVEHFDQLFEAVETLTARQRAA; via the coding sequence ATGTCACACACGCACGCGCACCACCACGCCGGTCAGCATGATGCCGTCACGCCCACCGAAGCCGAGCTGCCGGAGTTCCGCGCCCAGCAATACGCGCGCTACGACGATGAGGCACATGCCGTCTGGCAGATACTCTTCGAGCGCCGCATGGCCACGCTGCAGGACACGGCGAGCCGCGTGTTCCTCGACGGCATGGCGCGCATCGGCCTTGCGCCCGATCGTGTGCCCGACCTGAACGACGTCAACCGCCGCCTCGACGCGAGCACCGGCTGGAACGCCGTCGGTGTCGATGGCTTCATCCCCGCCGCGCAGTTCTTCCGCTGCCTCTCGCGCCGGCGCTTCCCGACCACGCTGATCGTGCGCCCGCGCGCGCAGCTCGACTACCTCCCCGAGCCGGACATCTTCCACGACGTGTTCGGTCACGTACCGCTGCACGCGGATCCCGTCTTTGCGGACTTCCTGCAGCGCTTCGGTGCCCTCGCGGCCGCCGTGCGCACGCCGGAGGAGACCACGCAGATGGCGCGGCTCTTCTGGTTCACCGTGGAGTTCGGGCTCATCCGCGAGCGCGGCGACGTGCGCATCTACGGCAGCGGCCTCATCTCCTCCCATGGTGACGCCGCGAACGCCCTTGGCCCGAAGGTGGACCGCCGGCCGTTCTCGGTGGAGGCCGTCATCAACCAGCCGTTCGAGATCGACCACTTCCAGGACGTGCTCTTCGTGGTCGAGCACTTCGACCAACTGTTCGAGGCGGTGGAGACGCTGACGGCGCGGCAACGCGCGGCCTAG
- a CDS encoding type II toxin-antitoxin system Phd/YefM family antitoxin, which produces MKTVTMHVAKTTLSKLVAAAEAGEEVVILRGRTPVARLVGIGTAPTRSFGALAGSVQVTPAFFDPLPASELDAWES; this is translated from the coding sequence ATGAAGACCGTCACCATGCACGTCGCAAAGACCACCCTCTCCAAGCTCGTCGCAGCCGCAGAGGCCGGAGAGGAAGTCGTGATCCTGCGGGGCCGCACCCCCGTGGCGCGGCTCGTGGGCATCGGCACAGCGCCTACCCGCAGCTTCGGCGCCCTCGCGGGCTCGGTCCAGGTCACGCCGGCGTTCTTCGACCCGCTGCCGGCCTCGGAACTCGATGCGTGGGAGAGCTGA
- a CDS encoding type II toxin-antitoxin system VapC family toxin, protein MRVLLDTHALLWWLAGDAALSPRAKRTISDERHEIFVSAASAWEVATKHRIGKLPGAGPLAVDFARVIRAQGFSALPITVEQAQVAGELPGEHRDPFDRMLIAQARGERLALVSTESLFDAYGITRIW, encoded by the coding sequence GTGCGCGTCTTGCTGGACACGCACGCGTTGCTCTGGTGGCTGGCCGGCGATGCCGCGCTCTCGCCGCGCGCCAAGCGCACCATCTCGGACGAGCGCCACGAGATCTTCGTCAGCGCTGCGTCCGCTTGGGAAGTGGCGACCAAGCACCGCATCGGCAAGTTGCCCGGTGCGGGCCCCTTGGCCGTGGACTTCGCCCGCGTGATTCGCGCGCAAGGATTCTCCGCGCTGCCCATCACGGTTGAGCAGGCACAGGTCGCGGGTGAGCTTCCGGGCGAGCATCGGGATCCCTTCGACCGCATGCTGATCGCACAGGCCCGCGGCGAACGCCTCGCGCTGGTCTCAACCGAATCGCTCTTCGACGCCTACGGCATCACGCGCATCTGGTAG
- a CDS encoding hemolysin family protein, whose amino-acid sequence MLEALAAAIAPTLIVTALVLANGLFVAAEFAIVGAPRATIDRLANGGNRAARLVRRIVEDAREVDRFIATAQLGITLASLGLGMYGEHLLAEWLSVKFEALGASRWIAAHTLGSIGAIAVLTYIHIVVGEMVPKSIALAKADRAVLWIAPLMRGFQLVLFPFVVVLNGIGNATLALFGVRRQEMSAESVRTPDELAYIVRESSAGGLLKKQSATVVQELLEFGDLTAGQVMVPRVRVVGVDVADQAPEVAKLLRDAPHSRYPVIDGDLDHIMGMVHVKDLLGGLAPGQTVRSLSARPVPFVPETMTADQVLATMRQQRSQLVVVMDEHGGTAGIITLEDLIEEVVGELTEDASAPAEIRPREQGRFVVAGTVRVLDAGAAIGAVVEHPDVESVSGLVLALLGRPAKVGDVVEYEEMRIEVLTLRGRGVREALVERRAGR is encoded by the coding sequence ATGCTTGAGGCACTCGCCGCTGCCATCGCCCCGACGCTGATCGTCACGGCGCTGGTGCTGGCCAACGGTCTCTTCGTTGCGGCCGAGTTCGCGATCGTCGGCGCGCCGCGCGCGACCATCGACCGGCTCGCCAATGGCGGCAACCGCGCCGCGCGCCTCGTCCGGCGCATCGTCGAGGATGCGCGCGAGGTGGACCGGTTCATCGCCACGGCCCAGCTCGGCATCACACTGGCCTCGCTGGGGCTCGGCATGTACGGCGAGCACCTGCTGGCCGAGTGGCTCTCGGTGAAGTTCGAGGCGCTGGGGGCGAGCCGCTGGATCGCCGCGCATACGCTGGGGAGCATCGGCGCCATCGCGGTGCTCACCTACATACACATCGTCGTCGGCGAGATGGTGCCGAAGAGCATCGCCTTGGCGAAGGCCGATCGCGCCGTGCTGTGGATCGCGCCGCTGATGCGGGGCTTCCAGCTGGTGCTGTTCCCCTTCGTGGTGGTGCTCAATGGCATCGGCAACGCGACGCTGGCGCTGTTCGGCGTCCGCCGGCAGGAGATGAGCGCCGAGTCGGTGCGGACGCCGGACGAGCTGGCGTACATCGTGCGCGAGAGCTCGGCGGGCGGCCTGCTCAAGAAACAGAGCGCCACCGTCGTGCAGGAGCTGCTGGAGTTCGGCGACCTCACGGCGGGGCAGGTCATGGTGCCGCGTGTGCGCGTGGTCGGGGTCGACGTGGCCGATCAGGCGCCGGAGGTCGCAAAGCTGCTGCGCGATGCGCCGCACTCGCGGTATCCGGTGATCGACGGCGATCTCGATCACATCATGGGGATGGTGCACGTGAAGGACCTGCTCGGCGGCCTCGCCCCGGGGCAAACCGTGCGCAGTCTCTCGGCGCGCCCCGTCCCCTTCGTGCCCGAGACGATGACCGCCGACCAAGTGCTCGCGACGATGCGCCAGCAGCGCTCGCAGCTGGTGGTCGTGATGGACGAGCACGGCGGCACCGCGGGCATCATCACGCTCGAGGACCTGATCGAGGAAGTCGTCGGTGAGCTCACCGAGGACGCCTCGGCGCCGGCGGAGATCCGGCCGCGCGAACAGGGACGCTTCGTGGTCGCGGGCACGGTGCGCGTGCTCGATGCCGGCGCGGCGATCGGCGCGGTGGTCGAGCATCCCGACGTGGAGTCGGTGAGCGGGCTCGTGCTGGCGCTGCTCGGCCGCCCCGCGAAGGTCGGCGACGTGGTGGAATACGAGGAGATGCGCATCGAGGTGCTGACGCTGCGCGGGCGCGGCGTGCGCGAGGCGTTGGTGGAGCGGCGCGCCGGGCGCTGA
- a CDS encoding hemolysin family protein — protein sequence MSLVVAAVVAALILVNALYVAAEFSAVSVRRSRLQQMAEEGDRLAARMLAVLNDGVALDRYIAACQVGITISSLVLGAYAQATLAVDLAPMFARLGDLQEATAESVAAAVVLVLLTVLQMVIGELVPKSLALQFPTKVSRLTVLPLLLSLKLMRWPISLLNGSGAAILRALRMPTHGHAHIHSPTEIEYLIAESREGGQLDPQESQRLREALRLGMRTVGELMVPRTRVVGIADDTTWPEVVEVLRRTPFSRLPVYEETLDHVVGVLHVRDVVRRLIDGAEPPASLRDVITPVLVVPETMAVDRLLERLRAERKALAIVADEFGGTAGLITVGDLLDELLGETGDEFKPKENAPQRLADGRVRLPGALRLDEATPWVGVHWEADAYTVGGLVMERLGRLPVAGDALEVDGVRIEVEALRGRAVEWLVVTPKRAEARDA from the coding sequence ATGAGTCTGGTCGTCGCGGCGGTCGTCGCTGCATTGATCCTGGTCAACGCCCTCTACGTGGCCGCCGAGTTCTCGGCGGTAAGCGTGCGGCGGAGCCGCTTGCAGCAGATGGCGGAGGAGGGCGATCGACTCGCCGCGCGCATGCTCGCCGTGCTCAACGACGGCGTCGCGCTTGACCGCTACATCGCCGCGTGCCAGGTCGGCATCACGATCTCGTCGCTGGTGCTCGGCGCCTACGCGCAGGCCACGCTCGCCGTGGATCTCGCGCCGATGTTCGCGCGCCTCGGAGACCTGCAGGAGGCCACGGCCGAGAGCGTCGCGGCGGCCGTTGTCCTCGTCTTGCTCACCGTCCTGCAGATGGTCATCGGCGAGCTCGTGCCGAAGTCGCTGGCGCTGCAGTTCCCGACAAAGGTCTCGCGCCTGACGGTGCTGCCGCTGCTGCTGTCGCTCAAGCTGATGCGCTGGCCCATCTCGCTGCTGAACGGCAGCGGTGCGGCGATCCTCCGTGCCTTGCGCATGCCGACGCACGGGCACGCGCACATCCACTCGCCGACGGAGATCGAGTACCTGATCGCCGAGAGCCGCGAGGGCGGGCAGTTGGATCCCCAGGAGTCGCAGCGCCTGCGCGAGGCCCTGCGCCTCGGCATGCGCACCGTGGGCGAGCTGATGGTGCCGCGGACGCGTGTCGTCGGCATCGCGGACGACACGACCTGGCCCGAGGTGGTCGAGGTGCTGCGGCGCACGCCCTTCTCGCGCCTGCCGGTCTACGAAGAGACGCTGGATCATGTCGTCGGCGTCCTGCACGTGCGCGACGTGGTGCGGCGCTTGATCGACGGCGCCGAGCCGCCGGCCTCGCTGCGCGACGTGATCACGCCGGTGCTCGTGGTGCCGGAGACGATGGCCGTCGATCGCCTGCTCGAGCGCCTGCGCGCCGAGCGGAAGGCGCTGGCGATCGTCGCCGACGAGTTCGGCGGCACGGCGGGCCTCATCACCGTCGGCGACCTCCTCGACGAACTACTCGGCGAGACCGGCGACGAGTTCAAGCCGAAGGAGAACGCGCCGCAGCGCCTCGCCGACGGGCGTGTGCGTCTGCCAGGCGCGCTGCGGCTGGACGAAGCCACGCCGTGGGTCGGGGTGCATTGGGAAGCGGACGCGTACACGGTGGGTGGACTCGTGATGGAGCGTCTCGGACGCCTCCCGGTGGCCGGGGACGCGCTCGAGGTCGACGGCGTGCGCATCGAAGTCGAGGCGCTGCGCGGTCGCGCCGTGGAGTGGCTGGTCGTCACGCCGAAGCGCGCGGAGGCCCGCGATGCTTGA